One part of the Parabacteroides distasonis ATCC 8503 genome encodes these proteins:
- the wecC gene encoding UDP-N-acetyl-D-mannosamine dehydrogenase — translation MKACFMGLGYIGLPTAIIAAKHGIQITGVDINPHVVEMTNAGHLHIIEPGMEKMLQEVVKTGMLKASVTPEVSDAYFMVVPTPFKGNHEPDVSYVEAATHAVLPLLKEGDLYVIESTSPVGTTEAMARIIFNERPELEGKIYIAYCPERVLPGNVIYELVHNDRVIGGLNPESTDKAFEFYSQFVQGTLHKTNCRTAEMCKLTENSSRDVQIAFANELSLICDKAGINVWELVNLANKHPRVNILQPGCGVGGHCIAVDPYFITADFPAESKLISDAREINNYKSFWCAEKVKNAMLEFELKHHRKPCVAMMGLAFKPNIDDLRESPAKYITTKVMQSCNNADILVVEPNIKKHNVFKLTDYKEAYDKADIVVFLTAHIPFRELEWRGDKVTLDFCGVFKK, via the coding sequence ATGAAAGCATGTTTTATGGGCTTGGGTTATATTGGTTTGCCCACAGCCATTATCGCTGCCAAGCACGGCATTCAGATAACGGGAGTTGATATCAATCCCCATGTAGTGGAAATGACTAATGCGGGACATCTACACATCATTGAACCTGGTATGGAGAAAATGTTACAGGAAGTAGTGAAAACTGGCATGTTGAAGGCTTCGGTTACACCAGAAGTAAGTGATGCTTATTTTATGGTAGTTCCTACCCCTTTCAAGGGAAACCATGAACCTGATGTGAGTTACGTGGAAGCTGCTACTCATGCGGTATTGCCGTTGCTGAAAGAAGGGGATCTTTATGTAATAGAATCCACTTCACCCGTAGGAACCACAGAGGCCATGGCACGCATCATCTTTAATGAACGTCCGGAACTGGAAGGTAAGATTTATATTGCCTATTGTCCGGAGCGCGTATTACCCGGTAATGTGATTTATGAATTGGTACATAATGACCGTGTCATAGGCGGTTTAAATCCTGAATCTACCGATAAGGCCTTTGAGTTCTATTCCCAATTTGTACAAGGTACGCTTCACAAAACGAACTGTCGCACGGCAGAAATGTGCAAACTGACGGAGAACTCTAGTCGCGATGTACAAATTGCTTTTGCCAATGAGCTTTCGCTTATCTGCGACAAGGCGGGCATCAATGTTTGGGAGCTTGTCAATCTTGCCAACAAGCATCCGCGTGTGAATATCCTGCAACCCGGTTGCGGTGTTGGGGGACATTGCATTGCGGTGGATCCATACTTTATCACTGCTGATTTCCCTGCGGAAAGTAAGTTGATTAGTGATGCCCGTGAAATTAACAACTACAAGAGTTTCTGGTGTGCCGAGAAAGTGAAGAATGCCATGTTGGAGTTTGAATTGAAACATCATCGCAAACCTTGTGTCGCTATGATGGGACTTGCTTTCAAACCCAATATCGACGATTTGCGTGAAAGCCCGGCAAAATACATCACTACGAAAGTGATGCAGAGTTGCAATAATGCCGATATTTTGGTTGTGGAACCGAATATAAAAAAACACAATGTCTTTAAATTGACTGATTATAAAGAGGCTTATGACAAAGCAGATATCGTGGTGTTTTTGACGGCACACATTCCATTTAGAGAACTGGAATGGAGGGGCGATAAGGTGACATTGGATTTTTGTGGAGTGTTTAAGAAATAA
- a CDS encoding SDR family oxidoreductase, whose product MNKILVTGGAGFIGSNLCEHLLAHNYEVVCLDNFATGKPENVFPLLERYSEKFKLIVGDIRVLADCRKAVEGVDYVMHEAALGSVPRSIKDPITTNDTNISGFLNMLVTARDAGVKRFIYAASSSTYGDSKSLPKVEDVIGKPLSPYAITKYVNELYADVFAKTYGMECIGLRYFNVFGRRQDPFGAYAAVIPLFVKKLMAHESPVINGDGEYSRDFTYIDNVVQMNMLAMTTNNKNAVNQIYNTAYGERTTLNQLVGYLKEFLSEFDSEIIQVEVIHGPNRLGDIPHSLACIDKAKSLLGYNPQYSMREGLKEAVKWYWNNLI is encoded by the coding sequence ATGAATAAGATTTTGGTTACTGGAGGAGCCGGGTTTATTGGTTCTAATCTTTGTGAGCATTTGTTGGCTCACAACTATGAAGTGGTATGTTTAGACAATTTTGCCACCGGTAAGCCAGAGAATGTGTTCCCGCTTTTAGAACGCTATTCTGAAAAGTTTAAATTGATAGTCGGTGATATCCGGGTTTTGGCAGATTGTCGCAAAGCAGTGGAGGGTGTGGATTACGTTATGCACGAAGCCGCATTGGGAAGCGTACCTCGTTCTATCAAAGATCCGATTACTACGAACGACACCAATATATCCGGATTCTTGAATATGCTGGTAACCGCCCGAGATGCAGGTGTGAAACGATTTATATATGCTGCAAGTTCGTCTACTTATGGCGACAGCAAGTCACTACCGAAGGTCGAGGATGTGATAGGAAAGCCACTATCTCCTTATGCCATTACCAAGTATGTGAACGAACTCTATGCCGATGTGTTTGCCAAAACATACGGTATGGAATGCATCGGACTGCGCTATTTCAATGTGTTCGGGCGTCGTCAGGATCCGTTTGGCGCATACGCCGCTGTGATTCCATTGTTTGTGAAGAAACTGATGGCTCATGAAAGTCCGGTTATTAATGGTGATGGTGAATACAGCCGCGATTTCACTTATATAGACAATGTGGTTCAGATGAATATGCTGGCTATGACCACCAATAATAAGAATGCTGTAAATCAGATATATAACACAGCCTACGGTGAACGCACCACATTGAACCAACTTGTAGGCTATCTGAAAGAATTTTTGAGCGAGTTTGATTCTGAGATTATTCAAGTGGAAGTGATTCATGGTCCTAACCGTTTAGGAGATATACCCCATTCTCTGGCTTGTATTGACAAAGCCAAATCGTTATTGGGCTATAATCCGCAATACAGTATGCGCGAGGGGTTGAAAGAAGCTGTGAAATGGTATTGGAATAATTTGATATAA
- a CDS encoding nucleotide sugar dehydrogenase yields the protein MKSIKICVVGLGYVGLPLARLFSTKYPTVGFDMNQARVNALMKGHDATLEVADDLLQDAINNHGFKCTTDIEQIRDCNFYIVAVPTPVDENNNPDLTPLYGASTTVGKVISKGDIVVYESTVYPGVTEDECIPVVEKVSGLKYNEDFFAGYSPERINPGDKLHTVEKIKKVTSGSTVEIGKKVNEVYASVITAGTHLASTIKVAEAAKVIENSQRDINIAFVNELSKIFTKMGIDTQDVLEAASTKWNFLPFKPGLVGGHCIGVDPYYLARCAQRHGYNPEIILAGRRMNDGMGEYVANEVVKLMLKKGIQVLGANILILGFTFKENCPDVRNTKVIDIYNALREYNVNITIYDPWANPAIVEHEYGIKVTNQLPMKKYDTAILAVAHKEFTELDILSMLNDNHIIYDVKGFLDKQIVNGRL from the coding sequence ATGAAAAGTATTAAGATTTGTGTAGTCGGATTAGGATATGTAGGCTTACCGCTTGCCCGACTTTTTTCAACTAAATATCCTACTGTGGGATTTGATATGAATCAAGCTCGTGTGAATGCTTTGATGAAGGGGCATGATGCAACACTTGAAGTTGCTGATGACCTACTTCAGGATGCCATTAACAATCATGGGTTTAAATGTACAACAGATATTGAACAAATTCGCGACTGTAATTTCTACATCGTAGCAGTTCCAACTCCTGTGGATGAGAACAACAATCCGGATTTAACTCCACTTTATGGTGCAAGTACCACTGTTGGAAAGGTGATTTCCAAAGGAGATATTGTAGTCTATGAGTCTACTGTTTATCCCGGTGTTACAGAAGATGAGTGTATTCCAGTTGTGGAAAAAGTGTCCGGATTGAAGTATAATGAAGATTTCTTTGCAGGCTATAGCCCTGAACGTATAAATCCGGGAGATAAACTTCATACAGTTGAAAAAATCAAGAAAGTTACTTCTGGTTCCACAGTTGAAATCGGTAAGAAAGTGAATGAAGTTTATGCGTCCGTCATTACAGCTGGTACCCACCTTGCTTCAACTATCAAGGTGGCAGAAGCCGCTAAAGTTATCGAAAACTCGCAGCGTGATATAAACATCGCTTTTGTCAACGAACTTTCCAAAATTTTCACTAAGATGGGAATTGACACGCAGGATGTGCTTGAGGCAGCTTCCACAAAGTGGAATTTTCTTCCATTCAAGCCGGGACTTGTAGGCGGACATTGCATAGGTGTCGATCCTTATTATCTCGCTCGGTGTGCGCAGCGTCACGGATACAACCCTGAAATCATTCTTGCCGGTCGACGTATGAATGATGGCATGGGAGAATATGTAGCCAACGAAGTAGTGAAACTTATGTTGAAAAAAGGTATTCAGGTGTTGGGGGCAAACATCTTGATATTAGGTTTTACATTCAAGGAAAACTGTCCTGATGTGCGCAACACAAAGGTTATTGATATTTATAATGCTCTACGAGAGTATAATGTTAATATAACAATTTATGATCCATGGGCAAATCCGGCAATCGTAGAACACGAATATGGAATAAAAGTAACGAATCAACTTCCAATGAAAAAGTATGACACTGCAATTCTTGCCGTTGCTCACAAGGAATTTACGGAGTTAGATATATTGTCAATGCTTAACGACAATCATATAATTTATGATGTCAAAGGATTCCTTGACAAACAAATAGTGAATGGTCGATTGTAA
- a CDS encoding glucosamine inositolphosphorylceramide transferase family protein, translating into MKRFTLWNSYVAITESKEFVDWNKTKIIGSFKCPAFSYRSSTQIKADPFLFEYNNAIYLFYEEKYKNGKGYIVCTWTSDLKNWSQPVVVLKEPFHLSFPYVFKINDKIYMLPESNESNELRLYECVDFPYKWKLNKIIFDNGKYVDSSIICKGDIYYLFTTHKTENSFYHELYYCNDLLSDKWIKHPQSPISNNPKFARNGGSVFSHNNNLFRPAQDCSVSYGNNLSIFNVTHLSIDKYEETLVATNFFPKYKFKHGGHHFSHIEYKGQNIIAFDKKSREYAITPLFSSLYALICRLMKITSHK; encoded by the coding sequence ATGAAGAGATTTACTTTGTGGAATAGCTATGTTGCAATAACTGAAAGTAAAGAGTTTGTTGATTGGAACAAAACAAAAATTATAGGCAGTTTTAAATGTCCGGCTTTTTCCTATAGATCAAGTACTCAGATAAAAGCAGACCCTTTTTTATTTGAGTATAACAACGCTATATATCTCTTCTACGAAGAAAAGTATAAAAACGGGAAAGGTTATATTGTCTGTACTTGGACATCGGATTTAAAAAACTGGTCTCAACCGGTTGTAGTATTGAAGGAACCATTTCATTTGTCATTCCCTTATGTATTTAAGATAAATGATAAAATTTATATGCTTCCGGAAAGTAATGAATCAAATGAGTTGAGGTTATATGAGTGTGTTGACTTCCCATATAAATGGAAATTAAACAAAATTATCTTTGATAATGGAAAATATGTAGACTCATCTATTATTTGCAAGGGCGACATCTACTATTTGTTTACTACACATAAAACTGAAAACTCTTTTTATCATGAATTATATTACTGCAATGATTTATTAAGCGATAAGTGGATAAAACATCCGCAATCTCCAATCTCGAATAATCCTAAATTTGCTCGTAACGGAGGCTCCGTTTTTTCGCATAATAACAATCTGTTCCGTCCTGCTCAAGATTGCTCGGTATCCTACGGGAATAATTTGTCGATATTTAATGTAACACATTTATCTATTGATAAATATGAAGAAACGCTTGTTGCGACTAATTTCTTTCCTAAATATAAATTCAAACACGGAGGACATCACTTTTCGCATATCGAATATAAAGGTCAAAATATAATAGCTTTTGATAAAAAATCAAGAGAATATGCGATAACTCCACTGTTTTCTTCGCTTTATGCTTTAATTTGTAGACTGATGAAGATTACATCTCATAAATAG
- a CDS encoding acyltransferase — protein MNYNSLRVFNKVNQLCRNWRSQLYSLFVFGSSKYIYKGKNVHIYGFKTLSIGKACHIMDNSDIRGNVNIGNNVFIHENVLIRSMECSISIGNNTTVNRNTNILAQVTIGSNVSIAPNVVIVGMNHVFSNLDDTIKSQGSTSKGIIIEDDVWIATNVSILDGITIGKGSVIAAGAVVNKDVPPYSVMAGVPAKVVKQRNG, from the coding sequence ATGAATTACAATTCACTAAGAGTTTTCAATAAAGTAAATCAACTTTGTAGGAATTGGAGAAGCCAATTATATTCTCTTTTTGTTTTTGGCTCAAGCAAATATATTTACAAAGGAAAAAACGTTCACATTTATGGGTTTAAAACACTGTCAATAGGGAAAGCTTGCCATATAATGGATAATTCTGATATACGAGGAAATGTAAATATCGGGAACAATGTTTTTATTCATGAAAATGTATTAATTAGATCCATGGAGTGTTCTATATCAATCGGAAATAATACGACTGTAAATCGAAATACTAACATATTGGCACAAGTAACAATAGGTTCAAATGTGTCCATAGCTCCGAATGTTGTAATAGTAGGAATGAATCATGTATTTTCGAATCTTGATGATACAATTAAATCTCAAGGTAGCACATCCAAAGGGATTATCATTGAAGATGATGTGTGGATAGCAACAAATGTTTCCATTCTTGATGGTATTACAATTGGGAAAGGTTCTGTTATTGCAGCAGGTGCAGTTGTAAATAAAGATGTTCCACCTTATTCAGTAATGGCGGGTGTACCGGCAAAAGTTGTCAAGCAAAGGAATGGGTAA
- a CDS encoding lipopolysaccharide biosynthesis protein: protein MGNTKHYIWSAVDKFGTQIISFVSNILIARILSPDDYGLVAMLAIFTTIVMSLSDAGFNDGLIRKSDCDKKDFGTIASYNLAVALFMFAVMNIAAPYIAIFFGRNELTNIARVLAIGFILKAITLTGFVQLVKQLKFKQLSQINIICSLLSFVVVYTLAIIGFGYWALALQPVVIAIFNIILLLIIGKWKPYFCFYKKRFKEMFAYSSNLLLSYIINRIGENIYSVIIGKSFSSSSLGFYNQAHKMQTVPSEAIRSIIMTASYPIIANEKNPNKRYDLYLSVFSKFTFIVSAMVFLLMAVSDFAFYALLGEKWIPAAPLFSIFILITLTFPQKVVNANIIKIQGDSALYRNLSLLDTVLRIIALLVTMTYSLEMIVVGQVVAAFISAYTYTACCGKRIGFSTKKQYRIWYSIVWKPLAAFFVSKVILSFFKMGYWGDMFSAVFFLVVLCSLCELTKDHTYINLKTIYITYLKKLCK from the coding sequence ATGGGTAATACAAAGCATTACATTTGGTCTGCGGTTGATAAATTCGGTACGCAAATTATAAGTTTTGTCAGCAATATCCTTATTGCAAGGATATTGTCTCCCGATGACTATGGTTTGGTGGCTATGCTTGCCATATTCACAACAATCGTCATGAGCCTTAGTGATGCAGGATTCAATGACGGACTTATTCGCAAATCAGATTGCGATAAAAAAGATTTTGGAACAATTGCATCGTATAATCTTGCAGTTGCCTTATTTATGTTTGCAGTAATGAACATTGCCGCACCATATATTGCTATTTTTTTCGGACGCAATGAATTGACAAACATAGCTAGGGTTCTTGCCATAGGATTTATATTAAAAGCCATTACATTAACTGGATTTGTTCAACTTGTAAAGCAATTAAAATTCAAACAATTGTCGCAAATCAATATCATTTGTTCGCTATTGTCATTCGTAGTGGTTTATACGTTAGCGATTATAGGATTTGGATATTGGGCTTTGGCATTGCAACCTGTTGTTATTGCAATATTCAATATTATATTGTTGCTTATCATTGGAAAATGGAAACCTTATTTCTGTTTTTACAAAAAACGATTCAAAGAAATGTTTGCTTATAGTTCCAATCTTCTTTTGTCGTATATTATAAATCGAATAGGAGAAAATATTTATAGCGTCATTATTGGTAAATCATTTTCCTCGTCTTCGTTGGGGTTTTATAATCAGGCACATAAAATGCAAACAGTTCCAAGCGAAGCTATTCGAAGTATAATAATGACTGCAAGTTATCCGATAATCGCAAACGAAAAGAATCCGAATAAAAGATATGATTTATACTTATCGGTATTCAGTAAGTTTACCTTTATCGTATCGGCAATGGTGTTTTTACTAATGGCTGTATCTGATTTTGCCTTTTATGCATTATTGGGAGAAAAATGGATACCTGCAGCACCTCTGTTCTCAATTTTTATACTAATCACACTAACGTTCCCTCAAAAAGTAGTTAATGCGAATATCATTAAAATTCAAGGAGATTCGGCGTTATATAGGAATTTGTCCTTGCTTGACACGGTATTAAGAATAATAGCACTGCTTGTAACCATGACCTACTCTTTGGAAATGATTGTAGTTGGGCAAGTGGTAGCTGCTTTCATTTCAGCCTACACTTACACTGCGTGTTGTGGAAAGAGGATAGGTTTTTCTACAAAGAAACAGTATCGAATATGGTATTCGATTGTGTGGAAGCCATTAGCGGCATTTTTTGTTAGCAAGGTGATTTTGTCATTCTTCAAAATGGGTTACTGGGGCGATATGTTCAGTGCTGTGTTTTTCTTAGTGGTTTTATGTTCGCTATGCGAACTAACAAAAGACCATACATATATCAACCTGAAAACAATTTATATAACATATTTGAAAAAGCTGTGCAAATAA
- a CDS encoding acyltransferase: MNIKRVIRSRIRNWELHLSKTSKKRYINYLRKQGVKIGENIWMTPCIKTVNIDITRPSLVEIGDYVRIDRNFTLLTHDAGFYVLLNKWHEFIPQSGKVKIGNNVYFARNCTVFKGVTIGDNCIIGFGSVVTHDIPANSVAVGVPARVVGTVEDYYKKRSTKCISEALAYAKSIEERFHRKPRLDEFWEEFPLFVDKENMHLYPHLPYKRQLRDSFDYWVEHHKRIYDGFEEFLKAAGIE; encoded by the coding sequence ATGAATATAAAAAGAGTTATACGATCTCGAATAAGGAATTGGGAATTGCACCTGTCAAAAACTTCTAAGAAAAGATATATAAATTATCTAAGGAAACAGGGTGTTAAGATTGGAGAAAACATTTGGATGACCCCTTGTATTAAAACTGTAAATATAGACATTACAAGACCATCTCTTGTTGAAATCGGAGATTATGTCCGTATTGATAGGAATTTTACCTTGCTTACTCATGATGCGGGATTTTATGTTTTACTCAACAAATGGCATGAATTCATTCCCCAATCAGGAAAAGTAAAGATTGGAAATAATGTATATTTTGCGAGAAATTGTACTGTTTTCAAAGGGGTAACAATCGGTGATAACTGTATTATTGGTTTTGGCTCTGTTGTGACTCATGATATTCCGGCTAATAGTGTTGCTGTTGGTGTACCAGCACGTGTAGTTGGAACTGTGGAGGATTATTACAAAAAAAGAAGTACGAAATGTATAAGTGAAGCATTGGCTTATGCAAAAAGTATAGAGGAAAGATTTCATCGGAAACCGCGATTGGATGAATTTTGGGAAGAATTTCCATTGTTCGTAGATAAAGAGAATATGCATTTGTACCCCCATTTACCTTATAAACGTCAGTTAAGAGATAGCTTTGATTATTGGGTTGAACATCATAAGAGAATTTATGATGGTTTTGAAGAATTCTTAAAGGCTGCCGGGATAGAATGA
- a CDS encoding glycosyltransferase family 4 protein, whose translation MKKIAILYPAHYEQSSGGAEIQILYLINACKQQNWEIHYIFEDKGTDIKNKENIVLHPLCKMKNYKFCGKGWFLYEKQILRELNAIKPDTIYTRIGSSWIGIATSYAKNHKVKHAHALASDSSVTRKLLGKPLYPLFSQIETYYINKGLVGADVIIAQNVFQQQMLSKRYGKESILVNQMTPSVDESCLQKKYNKIKIIWVANFKELKHPELFVQLAKDLKGHSDRIEMYMCGRSTSKYNNLLQDLNHIDYLNYLGSLDQEQVFDLMNEAHILVNTSEYEGFSNTFVQAWMRKVVVVSMNSNPSDILTSQGIGFLTPNMTNLVATIHKLIEHPEIISELGEKSYQYALENHDLNKNMKKIIEVL comes from the coding sequence ATGAAAAAAATAGCTATATTATATCCTGCTCATTATGAGCAATCAAGCGGAGGGGCAGAAATACAGATACTCTATTTGATTAATGCTTGCAAGCAGCAGAACTGGGAGATTCATTATATCTTTGAAGATAAGGGAACAGATATAAAAAATAAGGAGAACATCGTGCTGCATCCCTTATGCAAGATGAAGAATTATAAATTCTGTGGAAAAGGGTGGTTCCTATATGAAAAACAGATACTAAGAGAATTAAATGCGATCAAACCGGATACGATATATACGAGAATCGGTTCCTCATGGATAGGTATAGCTACCTCGTATGCAAAAAACCATAAAGTTAAGCATGCTCACGCTTTAGCATCTGATAGCTCGGTAACACGAAAATTATTGGGAAAGCCATTATATCCATTATTCAGTCAAATCGAAACCTATTACATAAATAAAGGTTTGGTAGGTGCAGATGTGATTATCGCTCAGAACGTTTTTCAACAACAAATGTTAAGTAAGCGTTATGGGAAAGAATCAATTTTAGTAAACCAAATGACACCATCTGTTGATGAATCATGTTTGCAAAAAAAATACAATAAGATAAAGATTATCTGGGTTGCAAATTTTAAAGAGTTGAAACATCCGGAATTGTTTGTTCAATTAGCAAAGGATTTAAAAGGTCATTCGGATAGAATCGAAATGTATATGTGTGGAAGATCCACTTCTAAATACAATAATCTTTTACAGGATCTGAATCATATAGATTATTTAAATTATCTGGGAAGTCTTGATCAAGAACAGGTTTTTGATTTGATGAATGAAGCACATATTTTAGTGAACACAAGTGAATATGAGGGCTTCTCAAATACATTTGTTCAAGCATGGATGCGTAAAGTTGTCGTTGTCAGTATGAATTCTAATCCCAGCGATATTCTCACTAGTCAAGGAATTGGTTTCCTAACTCCCAACATGACAAATTTGGTAGCAACCATTCATAAGTTGATTGAACACCCTGAAATAATATCGGAATTGGGTGAAAAATCTTACCAATATGCGTTGGAAAATCATGATTTAAACAAAAACATGAAAAAAATAATTGAAGTGTTATGA
- a CDS encoding glycosyltransferase, which translates to MNAIHWFEAKQLDRVTNYSSRTECIKNVLDFDGELYYYCSFSEKKEYYSFDKNIVYLGRIKNKFLKFLEFRLLIIFKTLQLVVGSDSNVLMCNQDLVKYLKPAIFLNKLLGKNNKFVLDVRTLPTVPETFEKDMVQYQRQIKHACKSFDGLSFITPFLEKVSLSGNNGEIPTVNWSSGVNIDLFDADRYDYTRDTKAFRIFYHGGISHSRGNMDLIKACEIIAQKGYSIELVQIGKIVDKDLKTYISKKGIGHWCKLCDAKPLSDMPAMVARCDLPVLPFPNFMAWRVSSPIKLMEYLAMGKPVLAPDMECFTDILDKNSDMVYYYDMNNEHVVEEIANAIIHIIEQRDNTNAFIKNQVCIDYVKEKFTWKAQVHHLYKFCNKLCQ; encoded by the coding sequence ATGAATGCAATCCATTGGTTTGAAGCAAAGCAACTTGACAGAGTTACTAATTATTCTTCAAGAACAGAATGTATAAAAAATGTATTAGATTTTGATGGCGAATTATATTACTATTGTTCTTTTTCGGAGAAAAAAGAGTATTATAGCTTTGACAAGAATATTGTTTACTTAGGCCGAATAAAAAATAAATTCCTCAAATTTCTCGAATTTCGTCTATTGATAATATTCAAGACCCTTCAACTTGTTGTGGGTTCAGACTCAAATGTCTTGATGTGTAATCAGGACTTGGTAAAATACCTGAAACCAGCAATTTTTCTAAATAAGTTATTAGGGAAAAATAATAAGTTTGTATTGGATGTACGGACACTACCCACTGTACCTGAAACTTTTGAAAAGGATATGGTTCAATATCAACGTCAGATAAAACACGCATGTAAATCCTTTGACGGATTAAGTTTTATAACTCCATTCCTTGAAAAAGTGTCTTTATCGGGTAATAATGGTGAGATTCCTACAGTTAATTGGAGTTCGGGTGTCAATATAGATTTATTTGATGCTGATAGATATGATTATACAAGAGATACCAAAGCTTTCAGAATCTTTTATCATGGCGGCATATCTCACTCCCGAGGGAATATGGATTTGATCAAAGCGTGCGAAATCATAGCTCAAAAGGGCTATTCAATTGAGTTGGTCCAAATAGGGAAAATAGTGGACAAAGATTTGAAAACCTATATTTCGAAAAAAGGAATCGGACATTGGTGTAAGTTATGTGATGCCAAACCTTTATCTGATATGCCAGCAATGGTGGCACGTTGTGATTTACCAGTTCTTCCCTTTCCCAATTTTATGGCATGGAGGGTGTCAAGTCCTATAAAACTTATGGAGTATCTGGCAATGGGGAAACCGGTGCTTGCACCTGACATGGAATGTTTTACAGATATTCTGGATAAAAACAGCGATATGGTATACTATTATGATATGAATAATGAGCACGTTGTTGAGGAGATTGCTAATGCTATTATCCATATCATAGAGCAACGCGACAATACAAATGCTTTCATCAAAAATCAAGTGTGTATCGATTATGTAAAAGAAAAATTTACATGGAAAGCACAAGTACACCATCTTTATAAATTTTGCAATAAACTATGCCAGTAA
- a CDS encoding GNAT family N-acetyltransferase, with amino-acid sequence MIIDKDTFFQIVEKFEYIPFEQTLAWENYKDESGSHFIHFVDDKSAPNICCWGRIIKKPLVGKILDIQGEIKQTAITNKQIQHFWKNVIEEASCNMITYNSVSEYSCNYEISMRRAGFIRPLGNRVCPLTIFIQTQEDRDTDRNWRRNLKKSLSENLVFKAIDQPTLENAQEISRMFGELKEMKGLGYDLVPNQLMQILKDDNFKLFYTLKDDIPLCARIVYIKNGMAADVFAANSFESRKYSATHFMMERIFDHLKEQGIKVFDFSRIPPSNNETDSVYVFKNSAGGYPVQYNGEWIWSKKRIYSLAFCVYNFFIRKAHQY; translated from the coding sequence ATGATAATAGACAAAGATACTTTTTTTCAAATCGTTGAGAAGTTTGAATATATTCCTTTTGAACAAACTTTGGCATGGGAGAATTATAAAGATGAAAGTGGCTCTCACTTCATTCATTTTGTGGATGATAAATCAGCTCCAAATATATGTTGCTGGGGGAGAATTATAAAGAAACCATTGGTTGGAAAAATATTGGATATTCAAGGTGAAATAAAGCAAACAGCGATTACGAATAAGCAGATTCAACATTTTTGGAAAAATGTGATAGAGGAAGCATCATGCAATATGATTACTTACAATAGTGTAAGCGAATATTCGTGTAATTATGAAATATCAATGCGCAGGGCGGGTTTTATACGCCCATTAGGAAATCGTGTATGTCCTTTGACTATATTCATTCAGACTCAGGAAGACCGTGATACAGATCGAAACTGGCGCAGAAATTTGAAGAAAAGTTTATCAGAAAATCTCGTGTTTAAGGCTATTGACCAACCGACATTAGAAAATGCACAGGAAATAAGTCGCATGTTTGGAGAACTCAAAGAGATGAAAGGACTGGGATATGATCTTGTTCCCAATCAACTGATGCAGATTCTAAAAGACGACAATTTCAAATTATTCTATACTTTAAAAGATGATATTCCTCTTTGCGCCAGAATTGTGTACATAAAAAACGGAATGGCTGCCGATGTGTTTGCTGCCAATTCCTTCGAATCAAGAAAATATTCAGCAACCCATTTTATGATGGAGCGGATTTTTGATCATCTAAAAGAACAAGGAATCAAGGTCTTTGATTTTTCAAGGATTCCGCCAAGTAACAATGAGACAGATTCTGTATACGTCTTTAAAAATAGTGCAGGAGGATACCCAGTACAATATAATGGAGAGTGGATTTGGAGTAAAAAAAGAATCTATTCCCTAGCATTTTGTGTTTACAATTTCTTCATACGAAAAGCTCATCAATACTAA